In the genome of Raphanus sativus cultivar WK10039 chromosome 4, ASM80110v3, whole genome shotgun sequence, one region contains:
- the LOC130511084 gene encoding glutathione S-transferase T3-like, translating to MANPSSYVNLLTSQGVVDLGSSEPLFFSPCSDEATVKERRKWSPKEDVILIGAWLNTSKDPIVGNDQKAGAFWKRIVEYYNSNPLLIGTTPRELGQCKSRWTRINEVVCKFVGCYDLALRGQSSGQNENDVMKAALDIYHNDMKQKFTLEHAWRELRHDVKWCSTKRKAVDDQRAVPVPEPEERPIGVKAAKAAKKRKKTPKEEELAKLEGLLEIKKEISKQGLLASLVAKAEPLTEMELAVKAKLLSEML from the coding sequence ATGGCAAACCCAAGTAGTTATGTTAACCTATTAACGAGCCAAGGGGTAGTTGACCTTGGCTCATCCGAACCTCTTTTTTTTAGCCCATGTTCTGATGAGGCTACTGTCAAAGAGAGGAGGAAATGGTCACCCAAGGAGGATGTAATCCTCATTGGTGCGTGGCTCAACACCTCTAAAGACCCAATTGTGGGGAACGACCAGAAAGCGGGTGCCTTCTGGAAGAGGATTGTAGAGTACTACAACTCCAATCCTCTCCTGATTGGGACAACCCCACGAGAACTTGGGCAGTGCAAGTCAAGATGGACTAGGATCAATGAAGTGGTGTGCAAGTTTGTTGGGTGTTACGACCTGGCATTGAGGGGGCAGAGTAGCGGGCAAAATGAGAATGATGTGATGAAGGCCGCGTTGGATATCTACCACAATGACATGAAACAGAAGTTCACCTTGGAGCACGCGTGGAGAGAGCTTAGGCATGATGTCAAATGGTGCTCCACAAAGCGCAAAGCAGTGGATGATCAAAGGGCAGTGCCAGTGCCAGAGCCAGAAGAGAGACCAATAGGGGTTAAAGCTGCAAAGGCTGctaagaagaggaagaaaacaccaaaagaagaagaattggCCAAGCTAGAAGGCCTGTTGGAGATCAAAAAAGAAATCTCAAAGCAAGGTTTGCTTGCAAGTTTGGTTGCAAAGGCCGAACCACTCACTGAGATGGAACTTGCTGTAAAAGCTAAACTTTTGTCTGAAATGTTGTGA
- the LOC108835361 gene encoding zinc finger BED domain-containing protein RICESLEEPER 2-like isoform X2 codes for MSTRDAKLKNLREKLNNLFQTYNKKSKNNSPSTEPRQSVQKKATKAVSSRMFGNYTDFFAFRKESGIVSGKTPLEAYLEEPALDFTSFQSLNILDWWKDNAHRFGDLAAMACDLLSVPITTVASESSFSIGSRVLNKYRSRLLPKNVQALICTRNWIKGYESYAHDEEIDEDGDGDGDGDGDGDGDGDGDGGGGGGGDRDGGGGGEGKLPSFDSIINGEDEDEDDED; via the exons ATGAGTACACGTGATGCAAAGTTGAAGAACTTGCGAGAGAAGCTTAACAATCTGTTTCAGACCTACAACAAAAAGTCCAAGAATAACTCACCTTCCACTGAGCCTCGTCAGTCTGTTCAAAAAAAAGCCACTAAGGCAGTGTCTAGCCGAATGTTTGGGAACTACACG GACTTCTTTGCATTTCGCAAAGAGAGTGGCATTGTGAGTGGAAAGACACCTCTAGAAGCCTATCTTGAAGAACCAGCTTTGGACTTTACTAGTTTCCAGAGCTTGAACATACTTGATTGGTGGAAAGATAATGCGCATCGGTTTGGTGATTTGGCTGCAATGGCATGTGATCTGCTAAGTGTTCCAATTACGACAGTGGCTTCGGAGTCCTCCTTTAGCATTGGATCGCGAGTTCTGAATAAATACAGGAGTCGGCTACTCCCCAAGAATGTGCAAGCTCTAATATGCACTAGGAATTGGATCAAGGGATATGAATCTTATGCACATG ATGAAGAAATCGATGaagatggtgatggtgatggtgatggtgatggtgatggtgatggcGATGGCGatggtgatggtggtggtggtggtggtggtgatcgtgatggtggtggtggtggtgaaggGAAATTGCCATCATTTGATTCCATTATcaatggagaagatgaagatgaagatgatgaagattgA
- the LOC108852532 gene encoding protein S40-3, with product MSEELQESEVIFSDEYYTRNNNNSSKNVNNKTKTAAKEKKSSPVRIPSRTIYRRMEEEEEEEGEMAPPHIIIGKRRMEARMAFSFCTLKGRELSRHRNSVLRMTGFLEV from the coding sequence ATGTCAGAAGAACTTCAAGAATCCGAGGTTATATTTTCCGATGAATACTATACTAGGAACAACAACAATAGTAGCAAGAACgtaaacaacaaaacaaagacGGCGGCGAAGGAGAAAAAGTCATCTCCGGTGAGAATTCCGTCGAGAACTATTTACCGGCGtatggaggaggaagaagaggaggagggaGAAATGGCGCCGCCACATATCATCATCGGAAAACGAAGAATGGAGGCGCGAATGGCGTTTTCCTTTTGTACCCTCAAAGGGAGAGAGTTGAGTCGTCACCGTAACTCCGTTCTTAGGATGACCGGTTTTTTGGAAGTCTAA
- the LOC108852565 gene encoding probable xyloglucan endotransglucosylase/hydrolase protein 29 isoform X1, with amino-acid sequence MGELIYLTWNAHRLKVMVMMMLIVSWRCVLGLENINPIFFDEGLSHLFGESNLIRSPDDRSVRLLLDKYTGSGFISSSMYQHGFFSSLIKLPGANTAGLVVAFYTSNGDVFVKNHDELDIEFLGNVEGKPWRFQTNMYGNGSTNRGREERYRLWFDPSKEFHRYSILWNPTKIIFWVDNVPIREIKRKAEMKGDYPQKPMSLYATIWDASSWATSGGKFGVDYTFSPFVSEFKDIALDGCNVSESLTTDTRDNYNNINCSASDQLLMTSDYSTISPKQGAAMRRFRERYMYYSYCYDTVRYAVPPPECVILTAEKDRFKDTGRLKFGGSHTKVHRVRRRRRRNRSTPVVSAEL; translated from the exons ATGGGAGAATTAATATACCTTACATGGAATGCTCATCGACTAAaggtgatggtgatgatgatgttgatcgtttcttggaGATGTGTTTTGGGATTGGAGAACATAAATCCTATATTCTTCGATGAAGGTCTTTCTCATTTATTTGGTGAATCTAATCTCATCCGATCTCCTGATGATCGCAGCGTTCGATTACTCCTCGACAAATACACCG GGTCAGGATTCATATCTTCAAGCATGTATCAACATGGATTTTTCAGTTCGTTGATAAAGTTGCCGGGAGCTAACACGGCCGGTCTTGTTGTCGCCTTCTAC ACATCAAACGGCGATGTTTTTGTGAAGAACCACGACGAATTAGACATAGAGTTTTTAGGGAACGTTGAAGGGAAGCCGTGGcggttccagacgaatatgtaTGGAAACGGTAGCACAAACCGTGGCCGCGAAGAACGTTACCGTCTTTGGTTTGATCCTTCTAAGGAGTTTCACCGTTATAGCATCCTTTGGAACCCTACCAAAATAAT ATTTTGGGTAGACAATGTGCCAATaagagaaatcaaaagaaaagcaGAAATGAAAGGAGACTACCCACAAAAGCCAATGTCTCTCTACGCAACCATTTGGGACGCCTCAAGCTGGGCTACTTCTGGCGGTAAGTTCGGCGTGGACTACACATTTTCACCTTTTGTCTCCGAGTTCAAAGACATTGCTCTCGACGGTTGCAATGTCTCCGAGTCACTGACCACCGACACCAGAGATAACTACAACAACATCAATTGTTCTGCCTCCGACCAACTTCTCATGACCAGCGATTACTCAACCATTAGTCCTAAACAAGGAGCTGCTATGCGACGGTTCAGAGAACGTTACATGTATTATTCGTATTGTTACGACACCGTACGATACGCTGTGCCTCCGCCTGAATGTGTGATTTTGACAGCTGAGAAGGACCGGTTTAAGGATACGGGACGGTTGAAGTTCGGTGGTAGTCATACTAAAGTGCATAGAGTACGTAGAAGACGGAGGCGGAACCGGTCCACGCCGGTGGTATCGGCTGAACTATAg
- the LOC108852565 gene encoding probable xyloglucan endotransglucosylase/hydrolase protein 29 isoform X2, with amino-acid sequence MKVFLIYLVNLISSDLLMIAAFDYSSTNTPTSNGDVFVKNHDELDIEFLGNVEGKPWRFQTNMYGNGSTNRGREERYRLWFDPSKEFHRYSILWNPTKIIFWVDNVPIREIKRKAEMKGDYPQKPMSLYATIWDASSWATSGGKFGVDYTFSPFVSEFKDIALDGCNVSESLTTDTRDNYNNINCSASDQLLMTSDYSTISPKQGAAMRRFRERYMYYSYCYDTVRYAVPPPECVILTAEKDRFKDTGRLKFGGSHTKVHRVRRRRRRNRSTPVVSAEL; translated from the exons ATGAAGGTCTTTCTCATTTATTTGGTGAATCTAATCTCATCCGATCTCCTGATGATCGCAGCGTTCGATTACTCCTCGACAAATACACCG ACATCAAACGGCGATGTTTTTGTGAAGAACCACGACGAATTAGACATAGAGTTTTTAGGGAACGTTGAAGGGAAGCCGTGGcggttccagacgaatatgtaTGGAAACGGTAGCACAAACCGTGGCCGCGAAGAACGTTACCGTCTTTGGTTTGATCCTTCTAAGGAGTTTCACCGTTATAGCATCCTTTGGAACCCTACCAAAATAAT ATTTTGGGTAGACAATGTGCCAATaagagaaatcaaaagaaaagcaGAAATGAAAGGAGACTACCCACAAAAGCCAATGTCTCTCTACGCAACCATTTGGGACGCCTCAAGCTGGGCTACTTCTGGCGGTAAGTTCGGCGTGGACTACACATTTTCACCTTTTGTCTCCGAGTTCAAAGACATTGCTCTCGACGGTTGCAATGTCTCCGAGTCACTGACCACCGACACCAGAGATAACTACAACAACATCAATTGTTCTGCCTCCGACCAACTTCTCATGACCAGCGATTACTCAACCATTAGTCCTAAACAAGGAGCTGCTATGCGACGGTTCAGAGAACGTTACATGTATTATTCGTATTGTTACGACACCGTACGATACGCTGTGCCTCCGCCTGAATGTGTGATTTTGACAGCTGAGAAGGACCGGTTTAAGGATACGGGACGGTTGAAGTTCGGTGGTAGTCATACTAAAGTGCATAGAGTACGTAGAAGACGGAGGCGGAACCGGTCCACGCCGGTGGTATCGGCTGAACTATAg
- the LOC108851917 gene encoding floral homeotic protein AGAMOUS isoform X2, producing the protein MELGGDFSPQRKSGGRGKIEIKRIENTTNRQVTFCKRRNGLLKKAYELSVLCDAEVALIVFSSRGRLYEYSNNSVKGTIERYKKAISDNTNTGTVAEINAQYYQQESVKLRQQIISIQNSNRQLMGETIGSMSPKELRNLEGRLDRSINRIRSKKNELLFAEIDYTQKREADLHSDNELLRAKIAENEGNNPSMNLMPGGYEQIMQPLQTQPQPFDSRNYFQVAALQPNNHHYSSAGRQDQTALQLV; encoded by the exons ATGGAGCTAGGAGGAGATTTCTCTCCACAGAGGAAATCTGGAGGGAGAGGAAAGATCGAAATCAAACGGATCGAGAACACAACCAATCGCCAAGTCACTTTCTGCAAACGCAGAAATGGTTTGCTCAAGAAAGCTTACGAACTCTCTGTTCTTTGTGACGCTGAAGTCGCACTCATCGTCTTCTCTAGCCGCGGTCGTCTCTATGAGTACTCAAACAACAG TGTAAAAGGGACAATCGAGAGGTACAAGAAGGCAATATCGGATAATACTAACACCGGAACGGTAGCAGAAATTAACGCACAG taTTATCAACAAGAATCGGTCAAATTGCGTCAACAAATTATCAGCATACAAAACTCAAACAG GCAATTGATGGGTGAGACAATAGGGTCAATGTCTCCCAAAGAGCTTAGGAATTTGGAAGGCAGATTAGACCGAAGTATTAATCGAATCCGATCTAAGAAG AATGAACTCTTATTTGCCGAAATTGACTACACGCAGAAGCGA GAGGCTGATTTGCATAGTGATAACGAGCTTCTTCGTGCTAAG ATAGCTGAAAATGAGGGGAACAATCCAAGTATGAATCTTATGCCAGGAGGATATGAGCAGATTATGCAACCGCTTCAAACTCAACCTCAACCGTTTGATTCACGGAACTATTTCCAAGTCGCTGCATTGCAACCTAACAATCACCATTACTCATCCGCGGGTCGCCAAGACCAAACTGCTCTTCAGTTAGt GTAG
- the LOC108855916 gene encoding protein ENHANCED DISEASE RESISTANCE 2 yields MSKEVVYEGWMVRYGRRKIGRSYIHMRYFVLEPRLLAFYKKKPHYSQVPVKTMVIDGNCRVEDRGLKTHHGHMVYVLSVYNKKEKHHRITMAAFNIQEALMWKEKIESVIDQHQESQVPNGQQYVAFEYKSGMETGRTASSSDYESQFSAPEDEDDSRRRLVRRTTIGNGPPPSVLDWTKEFDAELANQNSDNQAFSRKHWRLLQCQNGLRIFEELLEVDYLPRSCSRAMKAVGVVEATCEEVFELVMSMDGTRYAWDCSFQYGSLVEEVDGHTAVLYHRLLLDWFPMVVWPRDLCYVRYWRRNDDGSYVVLFRSREHDNCGPQPGCVRAHLESGGYNISPLKPRNGRPRTQVQHLIQIDLKGWGAGYLPAFQQHCLLQMLNSVAGLREWFSQTDARGVHTRIPVMVNMASSSLSLSKSGRSPHQSAFSVDQTNAANRNSVLMDEDSDDDDEFQIAESEQEPETSKTDTDVKKTEEEPAQKIDLSCFSGNLKRNESENARNCWRTSDGNNFKVRSKNFCDDKRKIPAGKHLMDLVAVDWFKDSKRIDHVARRKGCAAQVAAEKGLFSMVVNVQVPGSTHYSMVFYFVAKELVPGSLLQRFVEGDDEFRNSRLKLIPQVPKGSWIVRQSVGSTPCLLGKAVDCNYIRGPTYLEIDVDIGSSTVANGVLGLVIGVITSLVVEMAFLVQANTAEELPERLIGAVRVSHIELSSAVVPNLESG; encoded by the exons ATGTCAAAGGAGGTGGTGTACGAAGGGTGGATGGTGAGGTATGGAAGGAGGAAGATCGGAAGGTCGTATATTCATATGAGGTACTTCGTTTTGGAGCCTCGTCTTTTGGCCTTTTACAAGAAGAAACCTCACTACTCTCAG GTTCCTGTCAAGACCATGGTAATTGATGGCAACTGCAGAGTTGAAGATCGAGGCTTGAAGACCCATCATGGTCAT ATGGTTTACGTGTTGTCTGTCTATAACAAGAAAGAAAAGCACCATAGAATAACG ATGGCAGCGTTCAACATCCAGGAAGCACTTATGTGGAAGGAAAAAATTGAGTCTGTTATAGACCAG CATCAAGAGTCTCAAGTACCAAATGGTCAGCAGTATGTTGCATTTGAATATAAGTCTGGAATGGAAACTGGAAGGACTGCTTCATCTTCAGATTATGAAAGCCA gttcAGTGCACCAGAGGATGAAGATGACTCTAGGCGTCGTTTAGTTAGACGGACAACTATTGGGAATG GTCCCCCGCCATCTGTACTTGACTGGACTAAGGAGTTTGATGCAGAGTTGGCGAACCAGAATTCTGATAACCAAGCTTTCTCGAGAAAACATTGGCGTCTACTTCAGTGCCAAAATG GTCTTCGGATTTTTGAAGAGCTTCTTGAAGTTGATTACCTT CCGAGAAGCTGCAGCAGGGCAATGAAAGCTGTTGGCGTAGTGGAGGCAACATGTGAGGAAGTATTCGAACTTGTGATGAGCATGGATGGCACTCGTTATGC GTGGGACTGTAGCTTTCAGTATGGTAGCTTAGTGGAAGAGGTGGATGGTCACACAGCAGTGCTCTATCATAGACTTTTGCTCGACTGGTTTCCAAT GGTTGTGTGGCCTCGTGACCTTTGTTATGTCCGCTATTGGCGCCGGAATGATGATGGGAGTTATG TTGTGTTGTTCCGTTCGAGGGAGCATGATAACTGTGGCCCACAACCTGGATGTGTTCGTGCTCATCTTGAGA GTGGTGGATATAATATTTCCCCACTAAAGCCTCGAAATGGGAGGCCTAGAACACAGGTGCAGCATCTGATACAAATTGATCTAAAAGGGTGGGGTGCAGGCTATCTTCCTGCATTCCAACAACACTGTCTTCTTCAAATGCTGAATAGTGTTGCTG GTTTGCGGGAATGGTTTTCACAGACAGATGCGAGAGGTGTTCATACCAGGATCCCTGTTATGGTTAACATGGCATCATCTTCCTTGAGCTTGAGTAAGAGTGGAAGGTCTCCGCACCAGTCTGCCTTTTCTGTTGATCAAACAAATGCCGCCAACAGAAACTCTGTGCTCATGGATGAAGactcagatgatgatgatgaatttcAGATCGCTGAATCAGAACAAGAG CCTGAAACAAGTAAAACAGATACTGATGTCAAGAAAACAG AAGAAGAACCAGCTCAGAAGATTGATCTGTCATGCTTCTCGGGTAACCTAAAGCGCAATGAAAGTGAAAATGCACGTAACTGCTGGAGGACTTCTGACGGGAACAACTTCAAAGTTCGTAGCAAGAATTTCTGTGATGATAAAAGAAAG ATTCCGGCTGGAAAGCATCTTATGGATCTTGTAGCTGTTGATTGGTTCAAAGACAGTAAAAGAATAGATCATGTGGCTAGACGTAAGGGCTGTGCAGCACAA GTTGCTGCAGAGAAAGGTCTATTCTCAATGGTGGTAAATGTTCAA GTTCCAGGGTCAACACACTACAGTATGGTGTTTTATTTCGTGGCAAAAGAACTTGTACCTGGATCCCTGTTGCAACGATTTGTGGAAGGGGATGATGAATTCCGGAATAGTCGGCTAAAGCTTATACCTCAAGTTCCTAAG GGGTCATGGATAGTAAGGCAAAGCGTGGGAAGCACGCCATGTCTCCTAGGGAAAGCAGTGGACTGCAACTACATTCGTGGCCCGACATACTTAGAA ATTGATGTGGATATTGGTTCATCAACTGTTGCGAATGGAGTGTTGGGCCTTGTCATTGGTGTGATCACATCGTTGGTTGTCGAAATGGCTTTCCTTGTACAG GCAAATACAGCGGAAGAATTGCCGGAGAGGCTTATAGGGGCGGTTAGGGTTTCGCATATAGAGCTCTCTTCAGCCGTAGTTCCGAATCTGGAGTCcggttaa
- the LOC108851917 gene encoding floral homeotic protein AGAMOUS isoform X1, which yields MELGGDFSPQRKSGGRGKIEIKRIENTTNRQVTFCKRRNGLLKKAYELSVLCDAEVALIVFSSRGRLYEYSNNSVKGTIERYKKAISDNTNTGTVAEINAQYYQQESVKLRQQIISIQNSNRQLMGETIGSMSPKELRNLEGRLDRSINRIRSKKNELLFAEIDYTQKRSMQEADLHSDNELLRAKIAENEGNNPSMNLMPGGYEQIMQPLQTQPQPFDSRNYFQVAALQPNNHHYSSAGRQDQTALQLV from the exons ATGGAGCTAGGAGGAGATTTCTCTCCACAGAGGAAATCTGGAGGGAGAGGAAAGATCGAAATCAAACGGATCGAGAACACAACCAATCGCCAAGTCACTTTCTGCAAACGCAGAAATGGTTTGCTCAAGAAAGCTTACGAACTCTCTGTTCTTTGTGACGCTGAAGTCGCACTCATCGTCTTCTCTAGCCGCGGTCGTCTCTATGAGTACTCAAACAACAG TGTAAAAGGGACAATCGAGAGGTACAAGAAGGCAATATCGGATAATACTAACACCGGAACGGTAGCAGAAATTAACGCACAG taTTATCAACAAGAATCGGTCAAATTGCGTCAACAAATTATCAGCATACAAAACTCAAACAG GCAATTGATGGGTGAGACAATAGGGTCAATGTCTCCCAAAGAGCTTAGGAATTTGGAAGGCAGATTAGACCGAAGTATTAATCGAATCCGATCTAAGAAG AATGAACTCTTATTTGCCGAAATTGACTACACGCAGAAGCGA TCTATGCAGGAGGCTGATTTGCATAGTGATAACGAGCTTCTTCGTGCTAAG ATAGCTGAAAATGAGGGGAACAATCCAAGTATGAATCTTATGCCAGGAGGATATGAGCAGATTATGCAACCGCTTCAAACTCAACCTCAACCGTTTGATTCACGGAACTATTTCCAAGTCGCTGCATTGCAACCTAACAATCACCATTACTCATCCGCGGGTCGCCAAGACCAAACTGCTCTTCAGTTAGt GTAG
- the LOC108853714 gene encoding GDSL esterase/lipase At4g18970: MARVCVMIMMMVAMVLNMAIGEPIAPCYFIFGDSLVDSGNNNQLQSLARADYFPYGIDFQFGPTGRFCNGKTTVDVITELLGFDDYITPYSQASGEDILRGVNYASAAAGVREETGRQLGARITFAGQVANHVNTVSQVVNILGDENEAANYLSKCIYSIGLGSNDYLNNYFMPLYYSTGNQYSPDSFANDLINRYTEQLRILYNNGARKFALIGIGAIGCSPNELAQNSRDGRTCDERINSANRIFNSKLVSLVDYFNQNTPDAKFTYINAYGIFQDMVANPSRYGFRVTNAGCCGVGRNNGQITCLPGQAPCLNRDEFVFWDAFHPGEAANVVIGSRSFRRESSSDAHPYDIQQLALL, from the exons ATGGCTAGAGTTTGTGTAATGATTATGATGATGGTAGCTATGGTCTTGAACATGGCTATAGGTGAGCCTATAGCACCATGCTACTTCATATTTGGTGATTCTTTGGTTGACAGTGGAAACAACAATCAGCTTCAGTCCTTAGCGAGAGCTGATTACTTCCCTTACGGCATCGACTTCCAGTTTGGTCCAACCGGAAGGTTCTGTAATGGAAAAACAACCGTCGATGTCATCA CTGAGCTTCTTGGTTTCGATGACTACATTACACCGTATTCTCAAGCAAGCGGCGAAGACATCCTAAGAGGAGTAAACTACGCTTCTGCAGCTGCTGGTGTTCGAGAAGAAACTGGTCGTCAGTTG GGAGCTAGAATAACGTTTGCAGGGCAAGTAGCTAACCACGTGAACACAGTGTCACAAGTGGTGAACATACTCGGAGACGAGAATGAAGCTGCTAATTACCTAAGTAAATGCATCTACTCTATAGGGTTAGGCAGTAACGACTATCTCAATAACTACTTTATGCCTCTCTATTACTCCACCGGGAACCAGTACTCCCCGGACTCCTTTGCCAACGACCTCATCAACCGATACACCGAGCAACTCAGG ATATTGTATAACAACGGAGCGAGGAAGTTTGCGCTAATTGGTATCGGTGCAATAGGATGTAGCCCTAACGAGCTGGCGCAGAACAGCAGAGACGGGAGGACATGTGACGAAAGGATCAATTCAGCAAACAGGATCTTTAACAGCAAGCTCGTGTCTCTGGTCGACTATTTCAACCAAAACACACCGGATGCTAAGTTCACTTACATCAATGCTTACGGTATCTTCCAAGACATGGTAGCTAATCCTTCTCGCTATG ggtttagggtGACAAACGCGGGGTGTTGTGGAGTTGGGAGGAACAATGGACAGATAACTTGTCTTCCAGGTCAAGCTCCTTGTCTGAACAGAGATGAGTTTGTGTTCTGGGATGCGTTTCATCCAGGGGAAGCAGCGAATGTCGTGATCGGTAGTCGATCTTTTAGGAGAGAATCTTCATCTGATGCTCACCCTTATGATATCCAGCAGCTTGCTTTGCTTTAG
- the LOC108835361 gene encoding uncharacterized protein LOC108835361 isoform X1 yields MTDGVDQRLDAAIDDALESCFEDTYNSIVENQTNTQRKRAYIERNREAGHDRLWNDYFSEHPIFESHLFRRRFRMNKPLFLSIVDRLSQNIPFFQQRRDAVGRLGLTALQKCTAAIRMLAYGCAADAVDEYLRLGESTALSCLTHFTAGVIQLFGDEYLRRPTPDDLQRLLDIGEIRGFPGMIGSIDCMHWEWKNCPKGWKGLYTRGSGKPTLVLEAVASQDLWIWHAFFGLPGVLNDINVLDRSPVFDDIYYGRAPRVKYVVNGHQYDLAYYLTDGIYPKWSTFIQSISHPQGPKAELFAEYQESTRKDVERAFGVLQARFAIVKNPALLWDKEQIGMVMRACVILHNMIVEDERKDHTQFDTTEFDEGESSRCSHVDISTNMPSHFGNMLGIRDQVKDRHIHDQLKNDLIENIWNKFSN; encoded by the coding sequence ATGACAGATGGAGTCGATCAAAGATTGGATGCGGCTATCGATGACGCTTTAGAATCATGTTTTGAAGATACTTACAACAGCATCGTCGAGAATCAAACAAATACACAAAGGAAACGTGCATATATCGAACGAAACCGCGAAGCAGGCCACGACCGTCTATGGAATGACTACTTCAGTGAACATCCAATATTTGAGTCTCATTTATTCAGACGCCGTTTCCGCATGAACAAGCCACTATTCTTAAGTATTGTCGATCGCCTCTCACAAAATATTCCATTCTTTCAACAAAGAAGAGATGCAGTCGGAAGGTTAGGTCTAACTGCACTACAAAAGTGTACGGCAGCTATTCGTATGCTTGCTTATGGCTGTGCGGCTGACGCCGTTGACgaatatctccgacttggtgaAAGCACAGCACTTTCGTGTTTAACCCATTTCACAGCAGGCGTAATACAGTTATTTGGAGATGAGTACCTACGAAGACCCACTCCTGACGATCTTCAACGACTACTCGATATTGGAGAGATACGCGGCTTTCCTGGAATGATAGgaagcatcgactgtatgcattgggagtggaagaatTGCCCAAAAGGTTGGAAAGGATTGTACACACGTGGATCAGGAAAGCCGACTCTAGTCTTGGAGGCTGTAGCTTCACAagatctttggatatggcacgctTTTTTCGGGCTTCCAGGTGTCTTAAACGATATTAACGTCCTCGATCGGtcacctgtttttgatgacatttACTATGGTCGAGCTCCAAGGGTAAAGTACGTGGTGAACGGACACCAGTATGATTTGGCGTACTACCTCACCGACGGTATATATCCAaaatggtcaacatttatcCAATCTATCTCACACCCTCAAGGTCCCAAAGCAGAGTTATTTGCTGAATATCAAGAATCAACCCGAAAAGATGTGGAACGTGCTTTTGGAGTATTGCAAGCTCGATTTGCGATAGTCAAAAACCCGGCTCTTTTGTGGGACAAGGAACAAATTGGGATGGTTATGCGAGCATGTGTCATACTGCACAATATGATTGTCGAAGATGAACGTAAAGATCACACTCAGTTTGATACAACAGAGTTTGACGAAGGAGAGTCAAGCAGATGTTCACACGTGGATATCTCTACCAACATGCCTTCACATTTTGGTAATATGCTTGGCATACGGGATCAAGTCAAGGATAGACATATACACGACCAGTTGAAAAATGATTTAATCGAAAATATTTGGAACAAGTTTAGTAATTGA
- the LOC108851917 gene encoding floral homeotic protein AGAMOUS isoform X3, whose amino-acid sequence MELGGDFSPQRKSGGRGKIEIKRIENTTNRQVTFCKRRNGLLKKAYELSVLCDAEVALIVFSSRGRLYEYSNNSVKGTIERYKKAISDNTNTGTVAEINAQYYQQESVKLRQQIISIQNSNRQLMGETIGSMSPKELRNLEGRLDRSINRIRSKKNELLFAEIDYTQKREADLHSDNELLRAKIAENEGNNPSMNLMPGGYEQIMQPLQTQPQPFDSRNYFQVAALQPNNHHYSSAGRQDQTALQLV is encoded by the exons ATGGAGCTAGGAGGAGATTTCTCTCCACAGAGGAAATCTGGAGGGAGAGGAAAGATCGAAATCAAACGGATCGAGAACACAACCAATCGCCAAGTCACTTTCTGCAAACGCAGAAATGGTTTGCTCAAGAAAGCTTACGAACTCTCTGTTCTTTGTGACGCTGAAGTCGCACTCATCGTCTTCTCTAGCCGCGGTCGTCTCTATGAGTACTCAAACAACAG TGTAAAAGGGACAATCGAGAGGTACAAGAAGGCAATATCGGATAATACTAACACCGGAACGGTAGCAGAAATTAACGCACAG taTTATCAACAAGAATCGGTCAAATTGCGTCAACAAATTATCAGCATACAAAACTCAAACAG GCAATTGATGGGTGAGACAATAGGGTCAATGTCTCCCAAAGAGCTTAGGAATTTGGAAGGCAGATTAGACCGAAGTATTAATCGAATCCGATCTAAGAAG AATGAACTCTTATTTGCCGAAATTGACTACACGCAGAAGCGA GAGGCTGATTTGCATAGTGATAACGAGCTTCTTCGTGCTAAG ATAGCTGAAAATGAGGGGAACAATCCAAGTATGAATCTTATGCCAGGAGGATATGAGCAGATTATGCAACCGCTTCAAACTCAACCTCAACCGTTTGATTCACGGAACTATTTCCAAGTCGCTGCATTGCAACCTAACAATCACCATTACTCATCCGCGGGTCGCCAAGACCAAACTGCTCTTCAGTTAGtgtaa